From Nicotiana tabacum cultivar K326 chromosome 15, ASM71507v2, whole genome shotgun sequence, the proteins below share one genomic window:
- the LOC107789618 gene encoding uncharacterized protein LOC107789618 isoform X2: protein MRVKKQKRHRRAVRFYTACFGFREPFKVLCDGTFVHHLVANRITPADTALANILGATVKLFTTRCVLAEMKSLGSSYRESLNAANNLIMARCDHEKRKSAVACITEVIGENNSEHFFVATQDAELRRSLQKIPGVPVIYALRNALFLEQPSSYQRQFAKSAEEERLHMTDMEYNMLRLKKKRRLSDDEQRDSSDAPEEEVDNVSQVQTIKTSVKHSGNDVKDKVRFKRKKAKGPNPLSVKKKKKSVDTNVTTSGKVQESQNRDGTVRSRKKRKRSNKSKDVVEGNV from the exons ATGAGAGTGAAAAAGCAGAAGCGGCATAGGAGAGCTGTGAGGTTTTACACAGCTTGTTTTGGGTTTAGAGAGCCATTTAAAGTCCTTTGTGATGGAACATTTGTGCATCATCTTGTTGCGAATCGAATAACACCTGCTGATACTGCATTGGCCAATATTCTTGGCGCCACAGTTAAACTTTTTACTACCAG ATGTGTTCTTGCAGAGATGAAGAGCCTTGGTAGTTCCTATCGTGAATCACTGAATGCAGCTAATAATCTTATTATGGCGCG ATGTGACCATGAGAAGCGGAAAAGTGCTGTAGCTTGTATAACTGAAGTTATCGGGGAGAACAATTCTGAACACTTTTTTGTTGCTACTCAAGATGCTGAATTACGGAGAAGTCTTCAGAAG ATACCCGGTGTGCCTGTAATTTATGCTCTTAGGAATGCATTATTTCTCGAACAACCATCGTCATATCAACGTCAGTTTGCCAAATCTGCCGAAGAAGAGCGTCTTCATATGACTGACATGGAGTACAATATGCTTCGACTTAAGAAAAAGAGGAGATTGTCTGATGACGAACAAAGGGATTCTTCCGATGCACCAGAGGAAGAGGTAGACAACGTTTCACAGGTCCAGACTATCAAGACAAGTGTTAAGCATAGCGGAAATGATGTCAAGGATAAAGTTCGCTTCAAGAGAAAGAAAGCTAAG GGTCCAAATCCACTCTCGgtcaagaagaaaaagaaatctgTGGATACAAATGTTACTACCTCAGGAAAG GTGCAGGAAAGCCAGAACAGGGATGGGACTGTGAGAAGCAGGAAGAAAAGGAAGAGGTCGAACAAGAGCAAAGATGTTGTTGAAGGAAATGTTTAG
- the LOC107789618 gene encoding uncharacterized protein LOC107789618 isoform X1 gives MRVKKQKRHRRAVRFYTACFGFREPFKVLCDGTFVHHLVANRITPADTALANILGATVKLFTTRCVLAEMKSLGSSYRESLNAANNLIMARCDHEKRKSAVACITEVIGENNSEHFFVATQDAELRRSLQKIPGVPVIYALRNALFLEQPSSYQRQFAKSAEEERLHMTDMEYNMLRLKKKRRLSDDEQRDSSDAPEEEVDNVSQVQTIKTSVKHSGNDVKDKVRFKRKKAKGPNPLSVKKKKKSVDTNVTTSGKVNVEVQVQVQESQNRDGTVRSRKKRKRSNKSKDVVEGNV, from the exons ATGAGAGTGAAAAAGCAGAAGCGGCATAGGAGAGCTGTGAGGTTTTACACAGCTTGTTTTGGGTTTAGAGAGCCATTTAAAGTCCTTTGTGATGGAACATTTGTGCATCATCTTGTTGCGAATCGAATAACACCTGCTGATACTGCATTGGCCAATATTCTTGGCGCCACAGTTAAACTTTTTACTACCAG ATGTGTTCTTGCAGAGATGAAGAGCCTTGGTAGTTCCTATCGTGAATCACTGAATGCAGCTAATAATCTTATTATGGCGCG ATGTGACCATGAGAAGCGGAAAAGTGCTGTAGCTTGTATAACTGAAGTTATCGGGGAGAACAATTCTGAACACTTTTTTGTTGCTACTCAAGATGCTGAATTACGGAGAAGTCTTCAGAAG ATACCCGGTGTGCCTGTAATTTATGCTCTTAGGAATGCATTATTTCTCGAACAACCATCGTCATATCAACGTCAGTTTGCCAAATCTGCCGAAGAAGAGCGTCTTCATATGACTGACATGGAGTACAATATGCTTCGACTTAAGAAAAAGAGGAGATTGTCTGATGACGAACAAAGGGATTCTTCCGATGCACCAGAGGAAGAGGTAGACAACGTTTCACAGGTCCAGACTATCAAGACAAGTGTTAAGCATAGCGGAAATGATGTCAAGGATAAAGTTCGCTTCAAGAGAAAGAAAGCTAAG GGTCCAAATCCACTCTCGgtcaagaagaaaaagaaatctgTGGATACAAATGTTACTACCTCAGGAAAG GTGAATGTGGAAGTTCAAGTGCAGGTGCAGGAAAGCCAGAACAGGGATGGGACTGTGAGAAGCAGGAAGAAAAGGAAGAGGTCGAACAAGAGCAAAGATGTTGTTGAAGGAAATGTTTAG